In Candidatus Binatia bacterium, a single window of DNA contains:
- a CDS encoding CopD family protein — translation MTTLAAAIRFVHLAALSLLIGSFAFDYFVERPALTKTGGEQPAKVEALERFRRGLVRWSLLAAFLVGLAGFFIQTASVTGSLTPAAIWGVLIGTQSGMVWVFRAGLMLLLAALLYFPREKNNSKYLNNSVLVIAMVIVMAQAFSGHAAAGEGGKLAVQLVADSLHALAASVWLGGLVSFAFFLVWLRRADEQWSKDVGKEATRRFSVLGLASVGILVVTGLFNAWNLVGAVPPLVGTTYGKLLLAKLGLLLPLIVIAAINLLELKPAILSMTTRRGLEQSKNLFRRLKRNVVAEASLGACILLIVGAMSVTPPARHIQPSWPFSSRWNWSAVEKNPKIRSEVALGNWLAATGFIGVCFALVRRRKRYWLAGAGLAASAYGGIVVSSALSIDAYPTTYGRPSVPYQAISVANGLRLYQESCATCHGISGYGDGPSGKELKPKPAADLTAKHTADHTVGDLFWWLNHGIKETAMPGFHQSLSEEEIWDLINFLRTLSAAEQARSMAPLAERPWLVAPDFVYGTAQVEGEALKDRRGRNIVLLVLFAERSKTRLEELAQAYEKLRSLGVEVLAIPREQEQRTHPSVGLLPVVTDGGQEIFATYALFRRSFSADGTLPDPPIPGHVEFLIDRQGYVRARWIQGEDIGWSKMENLLQEIDGLNKEKPSAPAPDDHVH, via the coding sequence CGGCGAGCAACCGGCCAAGGTTGAAGCTTTAGAGCGATTTCGGCGCGGGCTCGTCAGGTGGAGCCTTCTCGCCGCTTTCCTCGTCGGCCTGGCTGGCTTTTTTATTCAGACCGCTTCGGTCACGGGGTCTCTCACACCGGCCGCTATCTGGGGAGTCCTCATCGGCACGCAATCCGGGATGGTCTGGGTTTTTCGCGCCGGCCTGATGCTTTTGCTGGCGGCGCTGCTTTATTTTCCGCGAGAGAAAAACAATTCAAAGTACTTAAACAACAGCGTGCTGGTTATCGCCATGGTTATTGTCATGGCGCAAGCATTTTCCGGACACGCCGCTGCGGGAGAGGGAGGGAAGCTCGCTGTCCAACTTGTAGCTGATAGCCTGCACGCGCTCGCCGCGAGTGTTTGGCTCGGCGGACTGGTTTCGTTCGCGTTTTTTCTTGTTTGGTTGCGGCGAGCCGACGAGCAGTGGAGCAAAGATGTAGGGAAAGAAGCGACTCGCCGCTTCTCAGTTCTCGGCTTAGCGAGCGTTGGCATTCTCGTCGTCACCGGACTTTTCAACGCATGGAACCTCGTGGGCGCCGTACCCCCGCTGGTAGGAACAACTTACGGTAAGCTCCTGCTGGCAAAGCTCGGCCTGCTTCTGCCGCTGATCGTGATCGCGGCCATCAATCTATTGGAGTTAAAACCGGCTATTCTTTCCATGACGACGCGGCGCGGCCTCGAGCAATCGAAGAATCTTTTCCGTCGACTCAAACGGAACGTTGTCGCCGAAGCGAGTCTGGGAGCGTGCATCCTCCTGATCGTCGGCGCGATGAGCGTAACGCCTCCCGCACGCCATATTCAGCCATCGTGGCCGTTCTCCTCTCGCTGGAATTGGAGCGCGGTTGAAAAAAATCCCAAGATTCGCTCCGAGGTCGCACTGGGAAATTGGCTGGCCGCCACGGGATTCATTGGAGTTTGCTTTGCTTTGGTCCGCCGCCGCAAGCGTTACTGGTTGGCGGGCGCGGGACTGGCCGCTTCCGCCTATGGCGGGATCGTCGTCTCTTCCGCACTGTCGATCGACGCCTATCCGACGACGTACGGCAGACCTTCCGTGCCCTATCAGGCGATCTCCGTCGCCAACGGGCTGCGCCTTTACCAGGAGAGCTGCGCGACCTGCCACGGGATTTCCGGATACGGAGACGGCCCCAGCGGCAAAGAATTGAAGCCGAAGCCGGCGGCGGACTTGACCGCCAAGCACACGGCCGACCACACGGTTGGAGATCTTTTTTGGTGGCTCAACCACGGCATCAAAGAAACGGCCATGCCCGGATTTCACCAGAGTCTGAGCGAAGAAGAGATTTGGGACTTGATCAATTTTCTCCGAACTCTCTCAGCGGCCGAGCAGGCCCGCTCCATGGCTCCTCTGGCGGAGCGCCCATGGCTGGTCGCGCCGGATTTCGTTTACGGAACCGCGCAGGTGGAGGGCGAGGCGCTCAAGGACCGCAGAGGACGGAATATCGTTTTGCTCGTGCTCTTCGCGGAGCGATCAAAGACACGGCTGGAAGAGCTGGCCCAGGCCTACGAAAAGCTCCGCAGCCTTGGAGTCGAAGTGCTGGCGATACCTCGAGAACAAGAACAGCGGACCCATCCATCCGTCGGTCTTCTGCCCGTCGTGACGGACGGCGGTCAGGAAATATTTGCCACGTACGCTCTCTTCCGGCGGAGCTTTTCCGCCGACGGAACGCTTCCCGATCCGCCGATCCCCGGGCACGTGGAATTTCTCATCGACCGCCAGGGATACGTGCGCGCGCGCTGGATACAGGGCGAGGATATCGGCTGGTCGAAGATGGAAAATCTTTTGCAAGAAATTGACGGGCTGAACAAAGAAAAACCCTCGGCGCCCGCGCCGGACGATCATGTGCACTGA